One genomic window of Anoplolepis gracilipes chromosome 5, ASM4749672v1, whole genome shotgun sequence includes the following:
- the LOC140666229 gene encoding RNA transcription, translation and transport factor protein-like gives MFERKLKALGYMEWNKVDGNNTQHFRKVIVWLEDQKIRHYTIEDRKQLRNITSSEWPKSFEKYCNDVKCPISKNETDQLEWFLGYAIWLEFGDDCQKYQQVVGNKAKVKEEIKIPSVKSTNPLDNLDFDSDTFKTGVSSIAKLLKVPKHTDHLVTLQACSKLVCNKLNADALKQPNNAVTVKGKSLTAMTIVPSFNMGDIMLDNAAKGLSLLYIQDLRNLQTKINETIVAVQNITANPKTDTKLGKVGK, from the exons atgttcgAAAGAAAATTGAAGGCCCTTGGTTATATGGAATGGAATAAAGTTGACGGAAATA atactCAACACTTTAGAAAAGTAATTGTGTGGTTGGAAGATCAAAAGATACGTCATTATACAATAGAGGACCGTAAACAATTAAGGAACATTACATCCTCAGAATGGCCCAagagttttgaaaaatattgcaatgatGTCAAGTGTCCAATAAGCAAGAATGAGACTGATCAATTAGAATGGTTCCTAGGATATGCTATTTGGCTTGAATTTGGAGATGACT gtCAAAAATACCAACAAGTTGTAGGAAATAAAGCAAAGGTTAaggaagaaataaagataCCTAGTGTCAAATCCACAAACCCTCTAGATAATTTAGATT ttGATAGTGATACTTTCAAAACTGGAGTTAGTTCAATAGCaaaattgctaaaagtacCAAAACATACTGATCATCTTGTAACGTTACAAGCATGTAGTAAActtgtatgtaataaattgaatgCAGATGCACTTAAGCAACCTAATAATGCTGTAACTGTCAAGGGTAAATCTCTGACAGCAATGACTATAGTGCCCAGTTTCAATATGGGGGACATAATGCTGGACAATGCTGCCAAAGGTCTTTCTTTGTTATACATACAGGATCTCAGGAATCTCCAGACTAAGATTAACGAAACGATAGTCgctgtacaaaatataacggCTAATCCGAAAACGGACACCAAATTAGGAAAAGTCGGTAAATGA